From the Malus domestica chromosome 17, GDT2T_hap1 genome, one window contains:
- the LOC103453540 gene encoding anoctamin-like protein At1g73020 isoform X3, with protein MLTFCLQIYDTATLFMETLLAAPLETLGRAAAELQIKKRTAIGMDLQFEWEEVDAFVRQPDGSVFSWCERFRCYRHLIYGIINKSRSTVTLRFDDKEFRWEVGEYLLQKLESERIVKEVFPLHDEIIRKKLLHSWALHWWDFTNQPIDEIYSYFGTKIAIYFAFLGMYTRWLLFPAAFGLIMHMFDFGSLQLLVLPIFFISIILWAIMFSQFWKRKNNALLARWQISYPVRADLGYRQGVEWSSSPSVELAKKWGTDKTKEKEMFQRIEWFGRLMRFRNDAIIFFSIICLQLPFELAYAHIYEVIESDIMKFGLTTVYLFSIQFFTQIGGKISVKLIQYENNENKEKRADSLVYKVFGLYFMQSYIGVFYHALLHRNFSTLRKVLIQRLLVSQVLENLLENTLPYLKYSYKKYRVQSKKKCEKGSTTGKIRFASRVEKEYLKPSYSASIGMELEDGLFDDFLEVALQFGMIMMFACAFPLAFAFAILNNITEIRADALKLLAMLRRPTPRFSTTIGAWLNIFQFLVVMSICTNCALLVWLYDEEGKWKIEPGLAAILVMEHVLLLIKFGFSRFVPEEPAWVKANRVKNATTAENMCSKQLLRSISGERMTFGNVKKSQ; from the exons ATGCTAacattttgtttgcaaatttACGATACCGCAACATTATTCATGGAGACGCTG CTGGCAGCACCTTTGGAGACGCTGGGCCGGGCTGCAGCGGAATTGCAGATTAAAAAACGAACTGCTATCG GGATGGATTTACAATTTGAATGGGAGGAGGTTGATGCTTTTGTGAGACAGCCTGATGGTTCAGTGTTCAGTTGGTGTGAGCGTTTTCGCTGCTATAGGCACTTAATATATGGAATT ATTAACAAGAGCCGGTCAACTGTAACTTTAAGATTTGATGATAAAGAGTTCCGTTGGGAAGTCGGGGAGTATTTACTTCAGAAGTTGGAATCAGAAAGGATTGTCAAAGAAGTGTTTCCTTTGCATG ATGAAATAATAAGGAAGAAGCTCCTTCACTCATGGGCACTACACTGGTGGGACTTCACAAACCAGCCGATAGATGAGATTTATTCATACTTTGGTACAAAG ATCGCCATCTATTTTGCTTTCCTTGGAATGTATACAAGGTGGTTGCTCTTTCCAGCTGCATTTGGGCTTATCATGCACATGTTTGATTTTGG GTCATTGCAGTTACTGGTGCTCCCTATTTTCTTCATAAGCATAATATTGTGGGCTATAatgttttcacagttttggaaaCGCAAAAATAATGCCCTTTTAGCCAG ATGGCAGATTAGTTATCCAGTTAGAGCTGACCTGGGATATAGACAGGGTGTGGAATGGAGTTCCTCACCATCTGTTGAGCTTGCAAAAAAGTGGGGGacagacaaaacaaaagaaaaagaaatgttcCAAAGAATTGAGTGGTTTGGACGACTCATGAGATTCCGAAATGATGCTATCATTTTCTTCAGTATTATATGCCTTCAGTTACCATTTGAATTGGCATATGCTCATATTTATGAGGTTATTGAGTCTGATATTATGAA gttTGGGTTGACGACCGTTTATCTTTTTTCAATTCAGTTCTTTACACAGATTGGAGGCAAGATCTCCGTCAAGCTCATTCaatatgaaaataatgaaaacaaagaaaaaagagcTGACAGCTTGGTCTATAAG gTGTTTGGTCTTTATTTCATGCAGTCATATATAGGAGTGTTCTATCATGCCCTTTTGCACCGCAACTTTTCTACTCTCCGCAAAGTCTTGATTCAACGCCTCCTTGTGTCTCAG GTGTTGGAAAACTTGTTGGAAAACACGTTGCCATATTTAAAGTACAGTTATAAGAAATATAGAGTTCA AAGCAagaaaaagtgtgaaaaaggTTCAACGACAGGGAAGATTCGGTTTGCTTCTAGGGTAGAGAAAGAGTACCTGAAGCCTTCATATTCCGCTAGCATTGGCATGGAACTTGAAGATGGGCTGTTTGATG ACTTTCTTGAGGTGGCATTGCAGTTTGGAATGATCATGATGTTTGCTTGTGCATTCCCCCTTGCTTTTGCCTTTGCAATTTTG AACAACATCACTGAAATTAGGGCGGATGCATTGAAGCTTCTTGCCATGTTGCGCAGACCAACTCCTCGCTTTTCCACAACAATTGGAGCTTGGCTTAACATATTTCAG TTTCTTGTAGTTATGTCTATATGCACCAACTGCGCACTTCTAGTATGGTTATATGATGAAGAGGGCAAATGGAAGATAGAGCCTGGCCTGGCTGCAATTCTGGTTATGGAACATGTTCTCTTGTTGATCAAATTTGGATTCTCCCGCTTTGTTCCCGAG gaacctgcTTGGGTAAAAGCCAACCGTGTGAAAAACGCGACAACAGCTGAGAACATGTGTTCTAAACAGCTATTGAGGAGCATTTCTGGAGAGAGGATGACGTTTGGTAATGTCAAGAAGTCGCAATGA
- the LOC103453540 gene encoding anoctamin-like protein At1g73020 isoform X2 — protein sequence MNAVEEEQTAFEIGVVVPKRNVKEEDRAFDCVEVLVEEFRNLGLVVERVHGVVDEFIKLAAPLETLGRAAAELQIKKRTAIGMDLQFEWEEVDAFVRQPDGSVFSWCERFRCYRHLIYGIINKSRSTVTLRFDDKEFRWEVGEYLLQKLESERIVKEVFPLHDEIIRKKLLHSWALHWWDFTNQPIDEIYSYFGTKIAIYFAFLGMYTRWLLFPAAFGLIMHMFDFGSLQLLVLPIFFISIILWAIMFSQFWKRKNNALLARWQISYPVRADLGYRQGVEWSSSPSVELAKKWGTDKTKEKEMFQRIEWFGRLMRFRNDAIIFFSIICLQLPFELAYAHIYEVIESDIMKFGLTTVYLFSIQFFTQIGGKISVKLIQYENNENKEKRADSLVYKVFGLYFMQSYIGVFYHALLHRNFSTLRKVLIQRLLVSQVLENLLENTLPYLKYSYKKYRVQSKKKCEKGSTTGKIRFASRVEKEYLKPSYSASIGMELEDGLFDDFLEVALQFGMIMMFACAFPLAFAFAILNNITEIRADALKLLAMLRRPTPRFSTTIGAWLNIFQFLVVMSICTNCALLVWLYDEEGKWKIEPGLAAILVMEHVLLLIKFGFSRFVPEEPAWVKANRVKNATTAENMCSKQLLRSISGERMTFGNVKKSQ from the exons ATGAACGCCGTTGAGGAGGAACAGACTGCCTTCGAGATCGGGGTGGTGGTTCCGAAGCGTAATGTGAAGGAGGAAGATAGAGCTTTTGATTGTGTGGAGGTTTTGGTGGAGGAGTTTAGGAATTTGGGTTTGGTTGTTGAGAGAGTGCATGGCGTTGTCGATGAGTTCATCAAG CTGGCAGCACCTTTGGAGACGCTGGGCCGGGCTGCAGCGGAATTGCAGATTAAAAAACGAACTGCTATCG GGATGGATTTACAATTTGAATGGGAGGAGGTTGATGCTTTTGTGAGACAGCCTGATGGTTCAGTGTTCAGTTGGTGTGAGCGTTTTCGCTGCTATAGGCACTTAATATATGGAATT ATTAACAAGAGCCGGTCAACTGTAACTTTAAGATTTGATGATAAAGAGTTCCGTTGGGAAGTCGGGGAGTATTTACTTCAGAAGTTGGAATCAGAAAGGATTGTCAAAGAAGTGTTTCCTTTGCATG ATGAAATAATAAGGAAGAAGCTCCTTCACTCATGGGCACTACACTGGTGGGACTTCACAAACCAGCCGATAGATGAGATTTATTCATACTTTGGTACAAAG ATCGCCATCTATTTTGCTTTCCTTGGAATGTATACAAGGTGGTTGCTCTTTCCAGCTGCATTTGGGCTTATCATGCACATGTTTGATTTTGG GTCATTGCAGTTACTGGTGCTCCCTATTTTCTTCATAAGCATAATATTGTGGGCTATAatgttttcacagttttggaaaCGCAAAAATAATGCCCTTTTAGCCAG ATGGCAGATTAGTTATCCAGTTAGAGCTGACCTGGGATATAGACAGGGTGTGGAATGGAGTTCCTCACCATCTGTTGAGCTTGCAAAAAAGTGGGGGacagacaaaacaaaagaaaaagaaatgttcCAAAGAATTGAGTGGTTTGGACGACTCATGAGATTCCGAAATGATGCTATCATTTTCTTCAGTATTATATGCCTTCAGTTACCATTTGAATTGGCATATGCTCATATTTATGAGGTTATTGAGTCTGATATTATGAA gttTGGGTTGACGACCGTTTATCTTTTTTCAATTCAGTTCTTTACACAGATTGGAGGCAAGATCTCCGTCAAGCTCATTCaatatgaaaataatgaaaacaaagaaaaaagagcTGACAGCTTGGTCTATAAG gTGTTTGGTCTTTATTTCATGCAGTCATATATAGGAGTGTTCTATCATGCCCTTTTGCACCGCAACTTTTCTACTCTCCGCAAAGTCTTGATTCAACGCCTCCTTGTGTCTCAG GTGTTGGAAAACTTGTTGGAAAACACGTTGCCATATTTAAAGTACAGTTATAAGAAATATAGAGTTCA AAGCAagaaaaagtgtgaaaaaggTTCAACGACAGGGAAGATTCGGTTTGCTTCTAGGGTAGAGAAAGAGTACCTGAAGCCTTCATATTCCGCTAGCATTGGCATGGAACTTGAAGATGGGCTGTTTGATG ACTTTCTTGAGGTGGCATTGCAGTTTGGAATGATCATGATGTTTGCTTGTGCATTCCCCCTTGCTTTTGCCTTTGCAATTTTG AACAACATCACTGAAATTAGGGCGGATGCATTGAAGCTTCTTGCCATGTTGCGCAGACCAACTCCTCGCTTTTCCACAACAATTGGAGCTTGGCTTAACATATTTCAG TTTCTTGTAGTTATGTCTATATGCACCAACTGCGCACTTCTAGTATGGTTATATGATGAAGAGGGCAAATGGAAGATAGAGCCTGGCCTGGCTGCAATTCTGGTTATGGAACATGTTCTCTTGTTGATCAAATTTGGATTCTCCCGCTTTGTTCCCGAG gaacctgcTTGGGTAAAAGCCAACCGTGTGAAAAACGCGACAACAGCTGAGAACATGTGTTCTAAACAGCTATTGAGGAGCATTTCTGGAGAGAGGATGACGTTTGGTAATGTCAAGAAGTCGCAATGA
- the LOC103453540 gene encoding anoctamin-like protein At1g73020 isoform X1, whose amino-acid sequence MQWPTSPFEPVSAKFASFVDLGIVWISKFDPFGCWVLKLFGGVQEMNAVEEEQTAFEIGVVVPKRNVKEEDRAFDCVEVLVEEFRNLGLVVERVHGVVDEFIKLAAPLETLGRAAAELQIKKRTAIGMDLQFEWEEVDAFVRQPDGSVFSWCERFRCYRHLIYGIINKSRSTVTLRFDDKEFRWEVGEYLLQKLESERIVKEVFPLHDEIIRKKLLHSWALHWWDFTNQPIDEIYSYFGTKIAIYFAFLGMYTRWLLFPAAFGLIMHMFDFGSLQLLVLPIFFISIILWAIMFSQFWKRKNNALLARWQISYPVRADLGYRQGVEWSSSPSVELAKKWGTDKTKEKEMFQRIEWFGRLMRFRNDAIIFFSIICLQLPFELAYAHIYEVIESDIMKFGLTTVYLFSIQFFTQIGGKISVKLIQYENNENKEKRADSLVYKVFGLYFMQSYIGVFYHALLHRNFSTLRKVLIQRLLVSQVLENLLENTLPYLKYSYKKYRVQSKKKCEKGSTTGKIRFASRVEKEYLKPSYSASIGMELEDGLFDDFLEVALQFGMIMMFACAFPLAFAFAILNNITEIRADALKLLAMLRRPTPRFSTTIGAWLNIFQFLVVMSICTNCALLVWLYDEEGKWKIEPGLAAILVMEHVLLLIKFGFSRFVPEEPAWVKANRVKNATTAENMCSKQLLRSISGERMTFGNVKKSQ is encoded by the exons ATGCAATGGCCCACTTCGCCATTTGAGCCGGTTTCTGCAAAGTTCGCGTCTTTTGTTGATTTGGGCATCGTTTGGATCTCGAAATTTGACCCCTTCGGCTGCTGGGTGCTGAAGTTGTTTGGTGGTGTGCAGGAGATGAACGCCGTTGAGGAGGAACAGACTGCCTTCGAGATCGGGGTGGTGGTTCCGAAGCGTAATGTGAAGGAGGAAGATAGAGCTTTTGATTGTGTGGAGGTTTTGGTGGAGGAGTTTAGGAATTTGGGTTTGGTTGTTGAGAGAGTGCATGGCGTTGTCGATGAGTTCATCAAG CTGGCAGCACCTTTGGAGACGCTGGGCCGGGCTGCAGCGGAATTGCAGATTAAAAAACGAACTGCTATCG GGATGGATTTACAATTTGAATGGGAGGAGGTTGATGCTTTTGTGAGACAGCCTGATGGTTCAGTGTTCAGTTGGTGTGAGCGTTTTCGCTGCTATAGGCACTTAATATATGGAATT ATTAACAAGAGCCGGTCAACTGTAACTTTAAGATTTGATGATAAAGAGTTCCGTTGGGAAGTCGGGGAGTATTTACTTCAGAAGTTGGAATCAGAAAGGATTGTCAAAGAAGTGTTTCCTTTGCATG ATGAAATAATAAGGAAGAAGCTCCTTCACTCATGGGCACTACACTGGTGGGACTTCACAAACCAGCCGATAGATGAGATTTATTCATACTTTGGTACAAAG ATCGCCATCTATTTTGCTTTCCTTGGAATGTATACAAGGTGGTTGCTCTTTCCAGCTGCATTTGGGCTTATCATGCACATGTTTGATTTTGG GTCATTGCAGTTACTGGTGCTCCCTATTTTCTTCATAAGCATAATATTGTGGGCTATAatgttttcacagttttggaaaCGCAAAAATAATGCCCTTTTAGCCAG ATGGCAGATTAGTTATCCAGTTAGAGCTGACCTGGGATATAGACAGGGTGTGGAATGGAGTTCCTCACCATCTGTTGAGCTTGCAAAAAAGTGGGGGacagacaaaacaaaagaaaaagaaatgttcCAAAGAATTGAGTGGTTTGGACGACTCATGAGATTCCGAAATGATGCTATCATTTTCTTCAGTATTATATGCCTTCAGTTACCATTTGAATTGGCATATGCTCATATTTATGAGGTTATTGAGTCTGATATTATGAA gttTGGGTTGACGACCGTTTATCTTTTTTCAATTCAGTTCTTTACACAGATTGGAGGCAAGATCTCCGTCAAGCTCATTCaatatgaaaataatgaaaacaaagaaaaaagagcTGACAGCTTGGTCTATAAG gTGTTTGGTCTTTATTTCATGCAGTCATATATAGGAGTGTTCTATCATGCCCTTTTGCACCGCAACTTTTCTACTCTCCGCAAAGTCTTGATTCAACGCCTCCTTGTGTCTCAG GTGTTGGAAAACTTGTTGGAAAACACGTTGCCATATTTAAAGTACAGTTATAAGAAATATAGAGTTCA AAGCAagaaaaagtgtgaaaaaggTTCAACGACAGGGAAGATTCGGTTTGCTTCTAGGGTAGAGAAAGAGTACCTGAAGCCTTCATATTCCGCTAGCATTGGCATGGAACTTGAAGATGGGCTGTTTGATG ACTTTCTTGAGGTGGCATTGCAGTTTGGAATGATCATGATGTTTGCTTGTGCATTCCCCCTTGCTTTTGCCTTTGCAATTTTG AACAACATCACTGAAATTAGGGCGGATGCATTGAAGCTTCTTGCCATGTTGCGCAGACCAACTCCTCGCTTTTCCACAACAATTGGAGCTTGGCTTAACATATTTCAG TTTCTTGTAGTTATGTCTATATGCACCAACTGCGCACTTCTAGTATGGTTATATGATGAAGAGGGCAAATGGAAGATAGAGCCTGGCCTGGCTGCAATTCTGGTTATGGAACATGTTCTCTTGTTGATCAAATTTGGATTCTCCCGCTTTGTTCCCGAG gaacctgcTTGGGTAAAAGCCAACCGTGTGAAAAACGCGACAACAGCTGAGAACATGTGTTCTAAACAGCTATTGAGGAGCATTTCTGGAGAGAGGATGACGTTTGGTAATGTCAAGAAGTCGCAATGA